A region from the Leptolyngbya sp. 'hensonii' genome encodes:
- a CDS encoding BMP family protein — protein sequence MAGQPSRRQFLLYSSMALGSTVLLKACTTNPPPASESGSDPTSSSGPAGTFKAAIVLPGIISDKAWNQAGYEGLNVVKSNLGAEVAYVEKVDQADQAEALSDFARRGFNVVFAHGGQFDAATQQVAGQFPNTFFVVVNGAATGSNIASLRLNSMELGYLCGVIGASLTKSNQMAYLAGQEFEATRNEFRGFELGARSIQPNIKVSATFTGDWNDAATAKEAFLALISAGADVVYQWLDNAAPVVLQSAADKGVYVFGNTADQFDVAPKAVLTSAIKRIDLAIAYMAELVRSQEIKGEVYTIGLEKPEIVRLGKLNPVISPALAQKVTQVKAAIVAKTLTFAKCQEGGKDTYCMKGKA from the coding sequence ATGGCGGGCCAACCAAGTCGGCGTCAATTTCTTCTGTACAGTTCCATGGCACTGGGAAGTACGGTGTTGTTGAAAGCCTGTACGACCAATCCTCCACCTGCCTCTGAGAGCGGAAGCGATCCCACTTCCTCCAGTGGTCCTGCCGGGACCTTCAAAGCCGCGATCGTCCTCCCAGGGATCATCTCCGATAAGGCATGGAACCAGGCGGGGTATGAGGGCTTGAATGTGGTCAAGAGCAACCTGGGAGCAGAAGTGGCCTATGTCGAGAAAGTGGATCAGGCGGATCAGGCTGAAGCCCTCTCTGACTTTGCCCGTCGGGGATTTAATGTGGTGTTTGCCCATGGGGGCCAGTTTGATGCTGCCACCCAGCAGGTGGCTGGTCAATTTCCCAATACTTTCTTTGTGGTCGTGAATGGAGCCGCAACGGGCAGTAATATCGCGTCTCTGCGCCTTAACAGTATGGAATTGGGCTATCTCTGTGGCGTCATTGGGGCCTCTCTGACGAAATCGAACCAGATGGCTTATCTGGCGGGCCAGGAGTTTGAAGCCACCCGGAATGAATTCCGGGGATTTGAACTGGGAGCCCGGTCCATTCAGCCAAATATTAAGGTCAGTGCCACGTTCACAGGCGACTGGAATGATGCTGCCACCGCTAAGGAAGCCTTTCTCGCCCTGATTTCTGCGGGTGCAGATGTGGTCTATCAGTGGCTGGACAATGCCGCTCCCGTCGTTCTCCAGTCTGCCGCCGACAAAGGGGTCTATGTCTTCGGGAACACCGCCGACCAGTTTGATGTAGCGCCCAAAGCGGTTCTGACCAGCGCGATTAAGCGCATTGATCTGGCGATCGCTTATATGGCTGAACTGGTACGCAGCCAAGAAATCAAGGGCGAGGTCTATACCATTGGTCTGGAAAAACCGGAGATTGTCCGTCTTGGCAAATTAAATCCAGTCATTTCCCCAGCACTGGCCCAGAAGGTCACCCAGGTTAAGGCGGCGATCGTGGCTAAAACCCTGACTTTTGCGAAATGTCAGGAAGGGGGGAAAGATACCTATTGCATGAAAGGAAAAGCTTGA
- a CDS encoding saccharopine dehydrogenase NADP-binding domain-containing protein, producing the protein MTDTVLILGGTGRIGRAVAADLVAHTQARITITGQHLPRGAAVARALGPAVTFLPLALEDEPALHRAIAAHTLIIHCAGPFLYRDTQVLQACIEHEVNYLDVSDNRSFTLKALAAKEAAAAAGVTAIINTGIFPGISNSMVRRDMEQLDVAEQIHLSYVVSGSGGAGVTVMRTTFLGLQQPFPVWIGGQWQEVKPYSDRETVPFPPPYHQGHVYWFDMPEAFTLPESFPEVRTVMTKFGSVPDFYNHLTWIAAHIFPKSWMHNPGAIEFLSHVSYGMTAVTDLCSGIGVAIRSEVQGAKNGQSIRCQSTLVHANTAIAAGVGTGSLAELMLAGQLRKPGVWPVEQALTTPLFEQMMTSRGIQIDSTFSPVVH; encoded by the coding sequence ATGACAGACACCGTACTCATTCTGGGAGGTACAGGTCGGATTGGTCGGGCCGTAGCTGCCGATTTGGTAGCCCATACCCAGGCGCGCATCACGATTACCGGCCAGCACCTACCCCGGGGAGCAGCCGTTGCCCGGGCACTGGGGCCAGCGGTGACGTTTCTGCCACTGGCCCTAGAAGATGAGCCTGCCCTGCATCGGGCGATCGCAGCCCATACCCTGATCATCCACTGTGCCGGTCCTTTCCTCTATCGGGATACCCAGGTCCTCCAGGCTTGCATTGAGCACGAGGTCAATTATCTGGATGTGAGCGACAATCGCAGCTTTACCCTTAAAGCTCTGGCCGCTAAAGAGGCTGCTGCTGCGGCTGGGGTGACCGCTATCATCAATACGGGGATTTTTCCAGGCATTTCCAACAGTATGGTGCGGCGGGACATGGAGCAACTAGATGTAGCAGAGCAGATTCATCTCAGTTACGTGGTCTCTGGGTCTGGAGGAGCTGGGGTGACGGTGATGCGAACCACTTTCCTGGGGTTGCAGCAGCCCTTTCCGGTCTGGATTGGGGGCCAGTGGCAGGAGGTGAAACCTTACAGCGATCGGGAAACAGTTCCGTTCCCCCCCCCCTACCACCAGGGCCATGTCTACTGGTTTGACATGCCGGAAGCCTTTACCCTGCCGGAGAGTTTTCCCGAGGTCCGCACGGTGATGACCAAGTTCGGCTCGGTCCCAGACTTTTACAATCACCTCACCTGGATTGCCGCCCACATTTTCCCCAAGTCCTGGATGCACAATCCGGGGGCGATCGAATTTCTCTCCCACGTCAGCTATGGGATGACTGCTGTCACGGATCTCTGCTCTGGCATTGGAGTGGCCATTCGCTCCGAAGTTCAGGGGGCCAAAAATGGGCAGTCCATCCGCTGCCAGTCCACCCTGGTTCATGCCAATACAGCGATCGCAGCGGGAGTTGGAACGGGTAGTCTGGCCGAACTTATGCTGGCTGGTCAATTGCGAAAGCCGGGAGTCTGGCCAGTGGAGCAGGCTTTGACCACTCCCTTATTTGAACAAATGATGACCAGCCGGGGAATTCAGATTGACAGCACTTTTAGTCCTGTGGTCCACTGA
- a CDS encoding ATP-dependent helicase, whose amino-acid sequence MQLTAEQQAIVNHTEGPARVFAVAGAGKTTAMVHRIHRLVQEDRFDPGQILATSFSRASVSDIEKALGQWPHCRTVKSWTLHKLGFYVIRRARQQGYLPIDPGANRDPQQVNRDLFFRTIGEARRLNVDFKDELEDMDQEDFLAYVSRCKGNLQYADLDRSQYPCEGPHARIAQQAEPPLEQGLAWYLELYRLFEQIRSQEGAIGFDDMLMTGWELLATYPELLAEIQSLFDCVMVDEFQDVNRAQFAILDLITRPHRNYMVIGDDDQTIYEWRGASSRFILEIFDQRYHPTTYTITDNFRCPASQVVLANAVIRHNRQRYPKHLSLTQGFEGRTQVHEGDNLEDLGRKVVAQVKVALNQGIKPAEIAILVRVYAQTPYIEQFLIKEQIPYWGPDLVPFYRRSEITNFLALGNLARAEGSSGSPVGEDWNRVKSIPPLRYLNRELKQEIHQAIVEQRLPLSTMLLTTRLKVANGDTSAKLERLAHWIATATQAESAEVALRDLDRCLGYRDYLRHHSGFPETGQGKAAGVEALIDYAREKGSLVDFLDVLEQIRADQTQQQQQDHRQGIRLTTIHQAKGLEWPIVIVPHCNQGLIPFGEKQAGELEEERRLLYVAITRSKQELHLYLLKDKATSQFLDEADYERVLKQVHRLQALLTRHPSDWQALEVLDMLRAVDRFRLDRYFSHWWAGEPALKEAVATTLQQFFAALEQQELLPSLHLNQAQVELWRQLFPIVVSQPAEFPGLEALLQQQAQGSATPRLKRRQRSQLQRLPTLFRVLKAGDTVTHHKFGLGQVTKVVSDDRSDVVTVLFEQFGKKRILVTPRMCTLQLQSAPDRESV is encoded by the coding sequence GTGCAACTGACAGCAGAGCAGCAAGCGATCGTTAACCATACGGAGGGGCCAGCCAGGGTTTTCGCCGTTGCGGGTGCAGGCAAAACGACTGCCATGGTCCATCGCATCCATCGTCTGGTCCAGGAAGATCGGTTTGACCCAGGCCAGATTCTGGCCACCTCCTTCAGTCGAGCCTCTGTCAGTGACATTGAAAAAGCCCTGGGCCAGTGGCCCCATTGTCGGACCGTGAAAAGTTGGACTCTCCATAAGCTGGGGTTCTATGTGATTCGGCGGGCCAGACAGCAGGGCTATTTACCGATCGACCCTGGGGCAAACCGGGATCCGCAACAGGTGAATCGAGATCTGTTTTTTCGGACGATCGGGGAAGCCCGTCGGCTCAATGTCGATTTCAAAGACGAACTGGAAGATATGGACCAGGAAGACTTCCTGGCCTACGTCAGCCGCTGTAAAGGAAATCTCCAGTATGCGGATCTGGATCGGAGCCAGTACCCCTGTGAAGGGCCCCATGCCCGCATTGCCCAGCAGGCGGAACCACCTTTGGAACAAGGCCTGGCCTGGTATTTGGAGCTATACCGACTGTTTGAGCAGATCCGCAGCCAGGAGGGGGCGATCGGCTTTGACGACATGCTGATGACAGGCTGGGAACTGCTAGCTACTTATCCAGAGCTATTGGCAGAGATCCAATCCCTGTTTGACTGTGTGATGGTGGATGAGTTCCAGGATGTGAACCGGGCTCAGTTTGCCATCCTCGATCTGATCACCCGGCCCCATCGCAACTACATGGTGATCGGCGATGATGACCAGACCATTTATGAATGGCGAGGGGCGAGTTCTCGCTTCATTCTGGAGATTTTTGACCAGCGCTACCACCCCACCACCTATACCATCACCGATAATTTTCGCTGTCCGGCTTCCCAGGTGGTCCTGGCCAATGCCGTGATCCGGCACAACCGCCAGCGCTATCCCAAACACCTGAGCCTGACCCAGGGGTTCGAGGGCCGCACCCAGGTCCATGAGGGAGACAACCTGGAAGATCTGGGTAGGAAGGTAGTCGCTCAGGTCAAAGTAGCCCTGAACCAGGGGATCAAACCGGCAGAGATTGCCATTCTGGTGCGGGTTTATGCTCAGACGCCCTATATCGAGCAATTTCTGATTAAAGAACAGATTCCCTACTGGGGACCGGATCTGGTTCCTTTCTATCGCCGATCGGAAATTACCAACTTCCTGGCCTTGGGTAACCTGGCCAGGGCTGAGGGCTCTTCCGGAAGCCCTGTCGGAGAAGACTGGAATCGGGTTAAATCAATTCCCCCACTGCGCTATCTCAATCGAGAGTTGAAGCAGGAAATCCACCAGGCGATCGTTGAGCAGCGGCTGCCCCTCAGCACCATGCTCCTGACGACCCGCCTCAAGGTTGCCAATGGGGACACGAGTGCCAAACTGGAGCGGCTGGCCCACTGGATCGCCACGGCCACCCAGGCAGAATCTGCTGAGGTGGCTCTGCGAGATCTGGATCGCTGTCTGGGCTACCGAGACTATCTCCGACACCATAGTGGCTTCCCGGAAACCGGCCAGGGGAAAGCAGCGGGGGTGGAAGCCCTGATCGACTATGCCAGAGAGAAGGGGAGTCTGGTGGATTTTCTGGATGTTCTGGAGCAGATCCGGGCCGACCAGACCCAGCAGCAGCAACAGGACCACCGTCAAGGCATCCGGCTCACCACCATCCACCAGGCCAAAGGTCTGGAATGGCCGATCGTGATCGTCCCCCACTGTAATCAAGGTCTGATCCCCTTTGGGGAGAAGCAGGCTGGCGAACTGGAGGAAGAACGGCGACTGCTGTATGTGGCCATCACCCGATCGAAACAGGAGCTACACCTGTATCTGCTGAAAGACAAGGCTACCTCCCAATTTCTGGATGAGGCCGATTATGAACGAGTGCTGAAGCAGGTGCATCGTCTCCAGGCACTGTTGACCCGTCATCCGAGCGACTGGCAAGCCCTGGAAGTCCTGGACATGCTCCGGGCGGTGGATCGGTTCCGCCTCGATCGCTACTTCAGCCACTGGTGGGCTGGGGAGCCTGCGTTGAAAGAAGCCGTCGCCACGACCCTGCAGCAGTTTTTTGCCGCCCTGGAACAGCAAGAGCTCCTGCCGTCGCTCCACCTCAATCAGGCCCAGGTGGAACTATGGCGACAGCTTTTCCCGATCGTGGTCAGTCAACCAGCAGAATTCCCCGGATTAGAGGCTTTGCTCCAGCAACAAGCCCAGGGTTCAGCAACCCCCAGGCTGAAAAGACGCCAACGGTCCCAGCTTCAGAGGCTCCCCACCTTATTTCGGGTGCTTAAAGCTGGGGATACCGTTACCCACCATAAGTTCGGCCTGGGACAGGTGACGAAGGTCGTGAGCGATGACAGAAGCGATGTGGTGACGGTGCTCTTTGAGCAGTTTGGCAAGAAAAGAATCCTGGTCACACCTCGGATGTGTACGCTGCAATTACAGTCGGCCCCCGATCGTGAATCTGTTTAA
- a CDS encoding cyclic nucleotide-binding domain-containing protein, producing the protein MRNSLLILGELSDNDMEWLQQVSQRITVAAGDQIVQEGHPITALYILLDGVLVVTVQAPGGLHEQRVVAHLSPGEVIGEMSFVDHRPPSATVVAETDATLLALPQALLTQRAEADVEFGRRFYRGLAYCLSNRLRLMNVSLPQAGIEVSGKLPSALDNPDIEARLPIAKSRLETLIGFVQ; encoded by the coding sequence ATGAGAAATTCGTTGTTGATTTTGGGTGAGCTGTCTGATAACGATATGGAGTGGCTGCAGCAAGTCAGTCAGCGAATTACGGTGGCTGCAGGGGATCAGATTGTGCAAGAAGGGCATCCTATCACCGCCCTGTATATTCTGCTGGATGGCGTTCTGGTAGTGACGGTGCAGGCTCCCGGTGGGCTGCATGAACAGCGGGTCGTGGCCCACCTATCTCCTGGAGAAGTGATCGGGGAAATGTCTTTCGTCGATCATCGTCCGCCTTCCGCCACTGTCGTGGCGGAGACTGATGCTACTTTACTGGCCCTACCCCAGGCACTCCTGACCCAGCGGGCCGAGGCAGACGTGGAATTCGGGCGACGGTTTTATCGAGGGCTGGCCTACTGTCTCTCCAATCGGTTGCGGTTGATGAACGTCAGTTTGCCCCAGGCGGGGATCGAAGTCAGTGGCAAATTACCTTCGGCCCTGGATAATCCAGACATTGAAGCCCGCCTCCCGATCGCCAAATCCCGACTGGAAACTTTGATTGGATTCGTTCAATAG
- a CDS encoding DNA alkylation repair protein: MTDSYSDLQAALQSLANPEKAQHLMRFFKTGPGEYGAGDRFLGITVPEQRRLAKQYRHLSLEAVAQLLESPWHEFRLTALLILTDQVRKADAARQAEIAAFYLDHTDRINNWDLVDGTCPAILGAYLLHQDRTVLYQLAASNNLWEQRIAIITTLAFIRQGQFEDTLAIATHLLCHRHDLIHKAVGWMLREVGKQDVQVLEAFLDKHSHEMPRTMLRYAIERFNPAQRQHYLKSKPISGGIPKPRSR; the protein is encoded by the coding sequence ATGACGGATTCCTATTCTGACCTCCAAGCAGCTCTGCAATCCCTGGCCAATCCTGAAAAGGCACAGCATCTGATGCGGTTTTTCAAAACCGGACCGGGAGAGTATGGGGCCGGCGATCGGTTTCTGGGGATTACCGTCCCAGAACAGCGCAGGCTAGCCAAACAATATCGCCATCTGAGCCTGGAGGCAGTGGCCCAACTGTTGGAGAGTCCCTGGCATGAGTTCCGGCTCACGGCCCTGTTGATTCTCACGGATCAAGTTCGGAAAGCTGATGCTGCTAGACAGGCCGAAATTGCAGCGTTTTATCTGGACCATACCGATCGGATCAATAACTGGGATCTGGTCGATGGGACCTGCCCTGCCATCCTGGGAGCCTATTTATTACACCAGGATCGAACGGTGCTGTATCAGCTGGCGGCGTCGAACAATCTCTGGGAACAGCGCATCGCCATCATCACCACCCTAGCCTTCATTCGGCAGGGTCAATTTGAGGATACTCTGGCGATCGCAACCCATCTCCTCTGCCATCGCCATGACCTGATTCACAAGGCTGTGGGCTGGATGTTGCGGGAAGTAGGAAAGCAGGACGTTCAGGTTCTGGAGGCGTTTCTGGACAAACATAGCCACGAGATGCCCCGCACCATGCTGCGGTATGCGATCGAGCGCTTCAATCCAGCCCAGCGCCAGCACTATCTCAAGTCCAAGCCCATTTCAGGGGGCATACCAAAACCCAGATCCAGATAA
- a CDS encoding MgtC/SapB family protein — MNAVSHLNAQDGLQVLLRLLIAVLGGGLIGWNRQIEGKPAGLRTHMLVSLGSAIIVMMPLQTNDPPSDEAMSRVIQGVATGVGFLGAGEILHQSRQGDKPVVKGLTSAAAIWTTAALGMTAGCGLWLTSLMGTLLVWAILTWVKRLEQAIGVRTDRD, encoded by the coding sequence ATGAATGCCGTTTCCCATCTCAATGCCCAGGACGGGCTCCAAGTACTCCTGAGATTACTGATTGCCGTTCTGGGCGGTGGGCTGATTGGTTGGAATCGACAGATTGAAGGCAAACCCGCCGGACTCAGAACCCACATGCTGGTCAGTCTGGGATCCGCTATTATCGTGATGATGCCCCTGCAAACCAATGACCCACCCTCAGATGAGGCCATGAGCCGGGTCATCCAGGGTGTGGCCACAGGTGTTGGTTTCCTCGGGGCTGGAGAGATTTTGCATCAATCCAGACAGGGAGACAAACCTGTGGTGAAGGGCCTGACTTCAGCCGCAGCAATCTGGACGACCGCTGCCTTGGGCATGACAGCGGGTTGTGGTCTCTGGCTCACCAGCCTGATGGGAACCCTGCTGGTGTGGGCCATTCTGACCTGGGTGAAGCGACTGGAACAGGCGATTGGGGTGCGAACCGATCGAGACTAA
- the pap gene encoding polyphosphate:AMP phosphotransferase, translating to MLDTLDLHLSLDKATYQTEMERLMMQLRSLQNACWEKKMPVIVVLEGWAASGKGALVKKMIAYMDPRGFQVHPIWPSTKAERQYPFLWRFWKKLPARGAIAFYYHSWYTHVLEDRLFDRIAVADVPAALAQINAFERHLVDDGAAIAKFWIHLSRKELKQRLQEYAAHPLTAWRVRSEDWQQEKNYDRYTAYAEEMLVQTSTGSAPWTLVEGNSQRWARVKVLTQLTATLTEALDRLHLQFPVPTLPPQAHLEPTEPDILAQVDFSHALSESDYRQQLGQVQVQLRKLQLSIYRYRIPVLVLFEGWDAAGKGGAIKRLTDILDPRSYFVHPFAAPTDEEKAHHYLWRFWRQLPTSGTIGIFDRSWYGRVLVERVEGFATETEWRRAYREINEFEAQLTSAGYVLVKIWLHISPEEQMKRFLERRDDQFKEYKLTDEDWRNRDKWPYYEVAVNQALQRTSTPNAPWAVISANDKYYARVQVIQTVVAAIRAELNRRKCKK from the coding sequence ATGCTAGATACCCTGGATCTGCATCTTTCCCTGGATAAAGCCACCTATCAGACTGAGATGGAGCGGCTAATGATGCAACTGCGATCGCTACAGAATGCCTGCTGGGAAAAGAAAATGCCTGTCATTGTGGTGCTAGAAGGCTGGGCGGCTTCTGGAAAAGGAGCCCTGGTGAAAAAGATGATTGCCTACATGGATCCCAGAGGATTTCAGGTCCATCCCATCTGGCCCTCCACCAAAGCAGAGCGGCAATATCCTTTCCTGTGGCGGTTCTGGAAGAAGCTGCCAGCCCGGGGCGCGATCGCCTTCTACTACCATAGCTGGTATACCCATGTCTTGGAGGACCGGCTGTTCGATCGCATTGCGGTGGCGGATGTCCCGGCAGCCCTGGCCCAGATCAATGCCTTTGAGCGCCATCTGGTAGATGACGGGGCCGCGATCGCCAAGTTCTGGATTCACCTCAGCCGAAAAGAATTGAAACAACGACTGCAGGAATATGCGGCCCATCCCCTGACGGCTTGGCGGGTGCGATCGGAGGACTGGCAACAGGAAAAAAACTACGATCGCTACACAGCCTATGCCGAAGAAATGCTCGTACAGACCAGCACAGGCAGCGCCCCCTGGACTCTGGTTGAGGGCAACAGCCAGCGCTGGGCCAGGGTGAAGGTACTGACCCAGTTGACGGCGACTCTGACCGAAGCCTTGGACCGGCTACATCTGCAGTTCCCGGTACCCACGTTGCCTCCCCAGGCACACCTGGAACCAACGGAACCTGATATTCTGGCGCAGGTGGATTTTAGCCATGCCCTGTCCGAATCAGACTATCGACAGCAGCTTGGTCAGGTTCAGGTTCAACTCCGCAAGCTGCAACTCAGCATCTACAGATACCGGATTCCGGTGCTGGTGCTGTTTGAGGGCTGGGATGCTGCCGGAAAAGGGGGAGCGATCAAACGTCTAACGGATATCCTCGATCCCCGCAGTTACTTTGTCCATCCCTTTGCAGCTCCGACAGATGAGGAAAAGGCGCACCACTATCTCTGGCGCTTTTGGCGGCAACTCCCGACATCTGGGACGATCGGAATTTTCGATCGCTCCTGGTATGGGCGTGTTCTGGTGGAACGGGTCGAAGGATTTGCCACAGAAACAGAGTGGCGTCGCGCCTATCGGGAAATTAATGAGTTTGAGGCTCAGTTGACCAGTGCGGGCTATGTGCTGGTGAAAATCTGGCTGCACATTAGCCCGGAGGAGCAAATGAAGCGCTTTTTGGAACGGCGAGATGATCAGTTCAAGGAGTACAAACTCACGGACGAAGATTGGCGCAATCGGGACAAGTGGCCTTACTACGAGGTTGCAGTTAATCAAGCTCTCCAGCGTACCAGTACGCCCAATGCACCCTGGGCTGTGATTTCTGCTAATGATAAATACTATGCTCGGGTGCAGGTGATTCAAACGGTAGTTGCAGCGATTCGAGCAGAATTAAACCGTCGCAAATGTAAGAAATAA
- a CDS encoding GNAT family N-acetyltransferase has translation MDIELIPCSPANLEHLLAGPDVFLTNYGLQVAEDYLPFEGALEHSLQQIQSQAIWHPWLPYLFIWRPDRTLVGMGGFKAIPDSQRTVEIGYSVAPAYQGKGIATAAAQQLIVLAFSSGLVDCVCAHTLAEPSASTSVLQKCGMVQISEVTDPDDGPVWRWEIHRCMP, from the coding sequence ATGGATATCGAACTGATTCCCTGCTCTCCAGCTAATCTGGAACATTTGCTCGCAGGTCCAGACGTTTTCCTGACTAACTATGGTCTTCAGGTCGCTGAGGACTACTTACCCTTTGAAGGGGCTTTGGAGCATAGTCTGCAGCAGATACAATCCCAGGCGATCTGGCATCCCTGGTTGCCCTATCTGTTTATCTGGCGACCCGATCGGACCCTCGTCGGCATGGGCGGTTTCAAAGCCATTCCAGATTCTCAGCGGACGGTTGAGATTGGCTACTCCGTGGCCCCCGCTTATCAGGGAAAAGGAATCGCTACGGCTGCTGCCCAGCAGTTGATTGTGCTGGCGTTTTCTTCTGGTTTGGTGGACTGTGTTTGTGCCCATACCTTGGCTGAGCCCAGTGCTTCGACCAGTGTGTTGCAAAAATGTGGCATGGTGCAGATTTCAGAGGTCACCGATCCCGATGATGGCCCAGTCTGGCGATGGGAAATCCACCGCTGTATGCCCTAG
- a CDS encoding sorbosone dehydrogenase family protein — MKVSPLLIGLLLFSQAACHAGSNLRAENNQPIQPRSFSQTRISTQPLSPTPIRIKITDLPAPYSTGSSSRPPRVISVPTQPTLRVPKGFVVNVFAENLNKPRWLALTPTGDVLVTETSENRIRLLRDTDRDGVADVQKTFASAPNGLNQPFGMTFSDDAFFLGNTDAVLRFPYRPGQEQLQGKGQKIANLTPGGYNQHWTRNVVISPDRQKLYVSIGSRSNADEEDLPRASVQVMNRDGGDRRTFAAGLRNPVGLDFHPVTRDLYTTVNERDGLGDDLVPDYFTRLRQGEFYGWPYAYLSPQLLDPRHRRDGRSSRPDRVAATRTPDVLFQAHSAALGLRFYTGQTFPPRYRNGAFVAFRGSWNRDRGTGYKIVFVPFDLNHRPLGNYEDFLTGFLVDPAGPTTWGRPVGLLVLPDGSLLITEEANHRIYRVQYQG; from the coding sequence ATGAAGGTATCCCCCCTCCTGATCGGACTCCTGCTGTTTTCCCAGGCGGCCTGTCATGCCGGATCAAATCTGCGGGCTGAAAATAATCAGCCGATTCAGCCCCGGTCATTCTCCCAGACCCGGATTTCGACCCAACCCCTCTCTCCCACACCGATCCGGATTAAGATTACCGATTTGCCTGCGCCTTACAGTACCGGGAGTTCTTCCCGGCCCCCCAGGGTGATTTCGGTTCCGACTCAGCCCACATTGCGGGTGCCTAAAGGATTTGTTGTCAATGTCTTTGCGGAGAACCTGAATAAACCCCGCTGGTTGGCCCTGACCCCCACTGGGGATGTGCTGGTGACGGAAACCTCAGAGAATCGGATTCGACTCCTGCGGGATACGGATCGGGATGGGGTTGCGGATGTGCAAAAGACTTTCGCCAGTGCGCCCAATGGCCTGAACCAACCTTTTGGCATGACTTTCAGTGACGATGCCTTTTTCTTGGGAAATACTGATGCGGTGCTGCGGTTTCCTTATCGTCCCGGACAGGAGCAACTCCAGGGCAAAGGGCAAAAAATCGCAAACTTGACTCCTGGAGGGTATAACCAGCACTGGACCAGGAATGTGGTCATTTCCCCCGATCGACAGAAACTCTATGTCTCCATTGGTTCCCGCTCTAATGCGGATGAGGAAGACCTTCCCCGGGCGTCTGTGCAGGTGATGAATCGGGATGGGGGCGATCGTCGGACTTTTGCGGCGGGGTTGCGTAATCCGGTGGGGCTGGATTTCCATCCTGTGACTCGGGACCTTTACACCACGGTCAATGAACGGGATGGGCTGGGAGATGACCTGGTGCCCGATTATTTCACCCGGCTGCGCCAGGGAGAATTCTACGGCTGGCCCTATGCCTACCTGTCTCCCCAATTGTTGGATCCCCGCCATCGCCGGGATGGGCGGAGTTCCCGTCCCGATCGGGTGGCCGCCACCCGCACGCCAGATGTGTTGTTCCAGGCTCATTCGGCAGCACTGGGATTACGTTTCTACACCGGGCAAACCTTTCCACCCCGCTATCGGAACGGTGCCTTTGTGGCGTTTCGGGGGTCCTGGAACCGAGATCGAGGGACGGGGTACAAAATTGTCTTTGTGCCCTTCGACCTCAATCACCGTCCGTTGGGTAATTACGAGGATTTTCTGACCGGGTTTCTGGTGGACCCTGCTGGACCGACGACCTGGGGCCGTCCCGTGGGATTGCTGGTCTTGCCCGATGGGAGTTTGCTGATCACAGAGGAAGCTAATCACCGGATTTATCGGGTGCAGTATCAGGGGTGA